Part of the Nitrospinota bacterium genome is shown below.
GGTGATCGGCTGATTTTTCTTTGCCGATCGGTTTCAGCATTTTTTGGTGTTCTGATCGTTTGGTTTACCTACCTCCTGGCCCGGGAAATCCTGGAGATCAAATACGCTTTGTTTGCGGCCCTCGCCGTTTCCGTATCCCCCATTATGGTGATTCATGCGCACTATTTTAAGGAGGATATGATATTTACGGCGTTTAGCCTGCTGTCTTTGATTGGCTTTTTAAAATTCATGGATCGGCCAACTTTGGCTCGAAATTTTCTTTGGGGTTTGGCCACGGGCCTTGCCTTTTCGGCGCAATACAAAGCGGTTCTTTTGGGAGCGCTTTATTTTCTCATTCCATTTTTCTGGCCGAAGGTGGACAAGCGCTGGCTTTTTAAAAGTATCGGCATCGGTTTTGGGGTGGCGTTTGTTGTATTTGTCGTTGTCAACTATCCGATATTTCTGCATCCTGAAAAATTTTTTGAGGGTGTGAATCATGAAGCGGGTCATTTGATAAGAGGCCATCGGCTTAAGATTCATGCCATCCCGCAGGGCTTCAGCTTCCACTTATTGCATAGCATTGTTCCGGGAATTTCCTGGGGTCTTACGTTGCTGGCTCTGGGAGGCTTGTTCCGTGTGGCGGTAAAATGGAAGGGAACTTCCAACGTTGAAAAATTATTTTTTCTCTATGTGACGATATTTTATTTTTCAAACGAAGTAATCCCTCTCAAGCCGTTTCCGGATTTCATGCGTTATATGATCCCGGTCATTCCGTTGCTGATCATTTTTTCATGCCGTTCCCTTCCTTTTGTAGAGTCCTGGATACAATCCGCGTTTCGCATGCGAACGACTCAAAGCTTGAGTTTGCCGCTCATGATTTTATTCATTCTGTGGCCGCTGTACGATTCCATTCTGCTGAATTATCATTTAACCCGGGATACCCGTTCTAAGTCTCAGGAGTGGGTCGAGTCTTCAGGGAAAAAGGTGCTGTATGGCAGGTACACCAATACCTTCAATTTGAATGGTGACTTTAGAACAATTCTGGATGTGGATATTACAGGGGCAAAAAAAAGCGGGGTTGAATACTTGTTGGTCAGCAGTTTTGTTTATGACCGCTATCTGATTGGAGGCAAATTAGAGGGGCAAGGCCCGCAGGTTTATGAGTTGTATGAAAAATACAGTCGCCTGTTTTCCCAGCCTTACATTGAAATCAAACCGGAGCATAAGAGCTTTGCTTTTTCAAACCCGGTCATTCGCATTGTCGATATTAGCGGTTGGACAGAGGCCCTCAAGCAAGAGGGCTCGGAATAAGTCCTTACATCATAGTTTCAGGTTATGGAATTTGTGAAAAACTTTGTTGGTTCATTGGGTTGTTATGACAGCATATTTCTTATGCAGTGTTTTCCGGTAGATGATCCCATGACCAGAAAACTGTCTATGTTTTGGGTGTTGAAATCAGGACTTTAAGGAAGGAAAGCAAAAAAGATGCCAAACGAATTGCATTGATTTTCTGGCTGTTTCTGTGAAGGCCAACTTGGCTATCTTACCATAGTGGATAAAAATTTACTCACGTATCTGAAAAATAAGACTTTTCAGATTCAACATAAAAAAGGGTTGCCGGGATTCCGGCAACCCTTTTTAAATGGTCGGGGCGAGAGGATTCGAACCTCCGACCCTCTGCTCCCAAAGCAGATACGCTAGCCAGGCTGCGCTACGCCCCGATTCGTTCAAGCATCCCTGTTTAACGCCTGGAATGCATTTCCTTAACCTTACTCCTTTGTTCTGGTGTCAGAATTTTCAGGAGCAAGATTTTTGCCTCGATCATGGCGCGAATGGTTGCAGATTTGATTTCGATGAGTTGGTCCCCCACGCTCCTGATTTTGGCCTCGTCAAGGGTTTCTGCATGAACCAGTCGGTCGAGTTCCATGTGCGCAATGGCGTGGCTGGCATGGGACTGGACCTTAAATTTTTCATATTCAAATTCCCCGGATTTGATTTGCTCAACCTGCGCTGCTGTCAAACCCAGTTTCTCTTCAAAACATAGAATGTGCTTGAAAGGGTTTTTCCCATGAGACCCTTTGTGCCCTGACGATCCATGGCTTCCAGCGTGGGGAGCGCCATGCGAATATTTGTCACCGCCACTGCCTTCTTTTTTCCCCTGCATCATTCCATGACCCTTGGGGGGGGCGTCGGCTTTGCTTTCACTCGCCTCGGTAGCACTGGTGCTTTTGCTACCTTCCTGTTTGTCGGCCTCATGGATGTAGCTACCGGCGCTGTCAGTATTCTTGGCCCCTATCAGGGAGTTCAAACCCGAAACATGGGCGGCAGGGTTGGCTCCGGCCATGGATGTGAAAAATAAAAATCCGGCTAGTAGGAACGAGGAGGTCGTTGCAATGAGTAGCGGTGTTTTTTTAGTTTGCATAAGGACTCTCCAATGATCTCAAAATTTCAGTTGAACATACCGTAAGGGACTTTTCGACTCAATCCCCTCCGATCTCACAGTGGACGCTTATCCGTTCCCAGCCGCCGACCCGGCGGAAATTAAGGGGACGATGCATCCGATAAAATGGTGCGCCCGGCAGGATTCGAACCTGCGACCTACGGATTCGAAGTCCGGAACTCTATCCAGCTGAGCTACAGGCGCACGATAATATGAAAATGGGGTGAGCGACGGGGCTCGAACCCGCGACATCTGGAGCCACATTCCAGGACTCTACCAACTGAGCTACGCCCACCGTAATTGATTTCGCCTTGAATAACCTCAAAACGCAGGGAGAAAGTGTAATCCATCCCAGGGTCTTTGTAAAAGGAAAATTTCATTCTCCTTGCAGGATTTCATTCCCTGTCCTTGCCCCGACCCTAAGAAATTCTCTTGAACAGTGAAAAAATCGGCTCAATCCTGCATCTGTACCCAGAATTCCCGGTGGGCTGTGCCCCGGTCATGGTTATATCATTTTACGACGCGCAAATGGCTTCTGTCCTTCTTAGGTGACTGACTCTCCCCAGGAACGTCTTTTTTGCCTCCCTGCTTGACGGCGGGCATTTGTCTCTGCGGTTTCAACTTTTTCTTGCCGACCAGTTGTTCCTCCAGATTGATATCTTTTGGCAGACTTTCCTCCCAAACCTGACCTTTTTTAAGGGTG
Proteins encoded:
- a CDS encoding glycosyltransferase family 39 protein, with the translated sequence MGFILEGNQDFRHPVLMLQTARVLNSVFGFENGDRLIFLCRSVSAFFGVLIVWFTYLLAREILEIKYALFAALAVSVSPIMVIHAHYFKEDMIFTAFSLLSLIGFLKFMDRPTLARNFLWGLATGLAFSAQYKAVLLGALYFLIPFFWPKVDKRWLFKSIGIGFGVAFVVFVVVNYPIFLHPEKFFEGVNHEAGHLIRGHRLKIHAIPQGFSFHLLHSIVPGISWGLTLLALGGLFRVAVKWKGTSNVEKLFFLYVTIFYFSNEVIPLKPFPDFMRYMIPVIPLLIIFSCRSLPFVESWIQSAFRMRTTQSLSLPLMILFILWPLYDSILLNYHLTRDTRSKSQEWVESSGKKVLYGRYTNTFNLNGDFRTILDVDITGAKKSGVEYLLVSSFVYDRYLIGGKLEGQGPQVYELYEKYSRLFSQPYIEIKPEHKSFAFSNPVIRIVDISGWTEALKQEGSE
- a CDS encoding Spy/CpxP family protein refolding chaperone, with protein sequence MQTKKTPLLIATTSSFLLAGFLFFTSMAGANPAAHVSGLNSLIGAKNTDSAGSYIHEADKQEGSKSTSATEASESKADAPPKGHGMMQGKKEGSGGDKYSHGAPHAGSHGSSGHKGSHGKNPFKHILCFEEKLGLTAAQVEQIKSGEFEYEKFKVQSHASHAIAHMELDRLVHAETLDEAKIRSVGDQLIEIKSATIRAMIEAKILLLKILTPEQRSKVKEMHSRR